A window from Bacillaceae bacterium S4-13-56 encodes these proteins:
- the recX gene encoding recombination regulator RecX, with amino-acid sequence MKITKISTQKKKRRYNIFVDKGQGEEFGFGVDEDILIEFHLQKGMELDSNLLKTLEQKNEVHQVFSLAINFLSYRMRTIQEMVQYLRKKEVEQDQIDQVINRLKSEGYLNDAEFAASFVATRKNTSGKGPILIKKELMDKGVEASIIENSLTLYSREEQLEKAMKLIEKKIAVEKRKSHQQALQTVKQTLLQKGFTQDIIQEGLQNIELNKDSDEEWNAIVYQGEKAVAKYQRKYEGFELKQKVKTSLYQKGFTFDEIERFLDTIQKEMG; translated from the coding sequence ATGAAAATCACTAAAATCTCCACCCAAAAGAAAAAGAGAAGATATAATATTTTTGTGGACAAGGGACAAGGGGAGGAATTTGGCTTTGGAGTTGATGAGGACATACTGATCGAATTCCACCTTCAGAAGGGAATGGAGCTTGACTCCAATTTGCTTAAAACCCTTGAACAGAAAAATGAAGTTCACCAGGTCTTTTCTTTAGCAATCAATTTTTTGAGTTATCGAATGCGTACAATACAGGAAATGGTACAATACTTACGTAAAAAAGAAGTGGAACAAGATCAGATTGACCAAGTTATTAATCGTTTGAAAAGTGAAGGGTACTTAAATGACGCAGAATTTGCTGCATCCTTTGTTGCTACTCGAAAAAACACTTCAGGTAAAGGGCCAATTTTAATAAAAAAAGAACTGATGGATAAAGGAGTAGAAGCTTCTATTATTGAGAATTCCCTTACCCTTTATTCCCGAGAAGAACAACTAGAAAAAGCAATGAAACTAATTGAAAAGAAAATAGCTGTTGAAAAGAGAAAATCTCATCAACAAGCTTTACAGACAGTTAAGCAGACCCTTTTACAAAAAGGATTCACACAGGATATCATACAAGAAGGTTTGCAAAACATTGAATTAAATAAAGATTCCGATGAAGAATGGAATGCTATAGTTTACCAAGGGGAAAAGGCTGTTGCTAAGTACCAAAGAAAGTATGAAGGGTTTGAGCTCAAGCAAAAAGTAAAGACTTCTTTATATCAAAAGGGCTTTACCTTTGATGAAATTGAGCGATTTCTGGATACGATACAAAAAGAAATGGGCTAG
- a CDS encoding TrkH family potassium uptake protein, with translation MNQELSTVQLIVLFYFLASAIATLLLSLPFLHRDNVDLGFLDVFFTAVSAISVTGLTVFSTAETFNTAGYFVLAFILQFGGIGIMTLGTFIWILVGKKIGLKERQLIQIDQNRSTLSGLVRVMIKILSTIIIIEIFGTVILSFYFLSYFSTWQEAVVQGFFAAVSATTNAGFDITGQSLIPFANDYFVQTVNMLLLILGAIGFPVLIEVIDYLRGLHGKQYQFSLFAKLTTVTFFGLIVVGFVLILAFEWNNFFEGMTWHESFFYALFQSVTTRNGGLATMDVAEFTVETQLLLSVLMFIGASPSSVGGGIRTTTFAIALLTIYSYAKGNSSIKLFKREIHPEDMVRSFVVITTAALLCLSSVIILNLSEDFSLVEIIFEVASAFGTTGLSLGITQDLSSFGKLVIIFLMFVGRIGIFSFLFIIRGKNKADLFHYPKENIIIG, from the coding sequence ATGAACCAGGAACTTTCTACAGTTCAGTTAATTGTTCTTTTTTATTTTCTTGCCTCTGCAATAGCTACTCTATTACTGAGTTTGCCTTTTTTACATAGAGATAATGTTGACTTAGGTTTTTTGGATGTTTTTTTTACGGCTGTTAGTGCGATTAGTGTAACAGGACTTACTGTGTTTTCGACAGCAGAGACTTTTAATACAGCTGGTTATTTTGTGTTGGCGTTTATCTTGCAATTCGGTGGAATTGGGATCATGACACTAGGAACCTTTATATGGATTCTTGTTGGAAAGAAGATAGGACTTAAGGAGAGGCAACTCATTCAAATTGATCAGAACAGGTCTACTCTATCTGGTTTAGTTAGAGTTATGATTAAAATATTATCAACGATAATTATTATAGAGATATTTGGTACTGTAATATTGAGCTTTTATTTCTTGTCTTATTTTTCAACGTGGCAAGAAGCGGTGGTCCAAGGCTTCTTTGCAGCAGTAAGTGCCACTACTAATGCAGGATTTGATATTACGGGACAATCTTTGATTCCATTTGCAAATGATTATTTTGTTCAAACGGTAAATATGTTACTCCTTATCTTAGGGGCTATTGGTTTCCCCGTTTTAATTGAAGTTATTGATTATTTAAGAGGACTCCACGGAAAGCAATATCAGTTTTCTTTATTTGCAAAGTTAACTACGGTTACTTTTTTTGGCTTAATTGTTGTAGGATTTGTTTTGATTCTTGCTTTTGAATGGAACAACTTTTTTGAAGGAATGACATGGCATGAGTCCTTCTTTTATGCCTTATTCCAATCTGTTACAACAAGAAATGGTGGATTAGCTACTATGGATGTAGCAGAATTCACAGTTGAAACCCAACTCTTGCTTAGTGTTCTAATGTTCATTGGAGCTTCTCCAAGTAGTGTTGGTGGTGGAATCCGAACTACTACGTTTGCTATTGCCCTATTAACGATTTACAGTTATGCAAAAGGAAATTCCAGCATTAAGCTGTTTAAGAGAGAGATACATCCAGAAGATATGGTTCGCTCATTTGTGGTTATAACAACTGCTGCACTACTTTGTCTTTCTTCTGTAATTATTCTCAACTTATCTGAGGATTTTTCATTAGTAGAGATTATTTTTGAAGTTGCGTCAGCCTTTGGAACTACAGGGTTATCCCTAGGCATCACACAAGATTTAAGCAGCTTTGGAAAGCTCGTCATCATTTTCCTAATGTTCGTTGGAAGAATTGGGATCTTTTCGTTTCTCTTTATTATCCGAGGGAAAAATAAGGCAGATCTTTTTCATTATCCAAAAGAAAATATTATTATTGGGTAA
- a CDS encoding amidohydrolase, with translation MKTLIKNVTIHPITSPVIAEGEVLIENKKIKQVGQNLSNEVDQVIDGQGFNLFPGFVDVHTHLGLYDEGTGWAGNDANETIEPMTPHIRALDGANPLDIAFHDALSHGVTAAHIMPGSANVIGGTTSVIKTYGQNISKMIIREVAGLKLALGENPKRIHSQSNNDSITRMGIMGMLREAFTHATNDQRPTNLRTKPLKKALAREIPVRIHAHRADDILSAVRLADEFNLDLRIEHCTEGHLIAEELSGRNLKVSVGPTFTRKSKVELKNKTWSTYKALTEHGIEVSITTDHPYTPIQYLNICAALATREGLDEQKALEGITILPAKNLGVDDRIGSIEEGKDADLVLWSGHPFEFRSRPIWTMVSGEIVFSL, from the coding sequence ATGAAAACTTTAATCAAAAATGTAACGATTCATCCTATCACCTCCCCGGTTATTGCTGAAGGTGAAGTGCTTATAGAAAATAAAAAAATCAAACAAGTAGGACAGAATTTATCAAATGAAGTTGATCAAGTGATTGATGGTCAAGGATTTAATTTATTCCCAGGATTTGTTGATGTCCATACACATCTTGGACTATATGATGAAGGAACAGGCTGGGCAGGAAATGATGCGAATGAAACAATAGAGCCAATGACCCCACATATCAGAGCCTTAGATGGTGCTAATCCATTAGATATCGCTTTTCATGATGCGTTATCCCATGGAGTGACTGCAGCACATATTATGCCAGGAAGTGCCAACGTAATAGGCGGCACAACCTCAGTCATCAAGACGTATGGTCAAAACATTTCCAAGATGATTATCAGAGAGGTTGCTGGCTTAAAGCTTGCATTAGGTGAAAACCCGAAACGAATTCACTCCCAGTCAAACAATGATTCCATCACACGTATGGGGATAATGGGGATGCTGCGTGAGGCTTTTACGCATGCCACCAATGATCAGAGGCCAACTAATTTAAGAACCAAACCCCTTAAAAAGGCATTAGCTAGAGAAATTCCTGTTCGAATTCACGCTCATCGGGCAGATGATATTTTAAGTGCTGTCCGCCTTGCAGACGAGTTTAATCTGGATTTACGAATTGAACATTGTACAGAGGGACATCTCATAGCCGAGGAGTTGTCAGGAAGAAATCTCAAGGTTTCCGTTGGTCCTACGTTTACTCGAAAATCAAAGGTGGAACTGAAGAATAAAACATGGAGTACTTATAAGGCTCTAACGGAGCACGGGATCGAGGTTTCCATAACGACAGATCATCCATACACACCCATTCAGTATTTAAATATTTGTGCAGCACTTGCGACACGCGAAGGATTGGATGAACAAAAGGCACTTGAGGGGATTACCATTCTTCCTGCCAAGAATTTAGGTGTTGATGACCGAATTGGTAGCATTGAAGAAGGAAAAGATGCAGACCTTGTTTTATGGAGTGGACATCCTTTTGAATTTCGATCCAGACCAATATGGACTATGGTTAGTGGAGAGATTGTTTTTTCCCTTTAG
- the sspK gene encoding small, acid-soluble spore protein K codes for MRNKKKGFPEMHLDGEPRAKAIYASKRANGTIQTRPNERMQESSQRTNS; via the coding sequence GTGAGAAACAAAAAGAAAGGGTTTCCCGAAATGCATTTAGATGGAGAGCCTCGTGCAAAAGCCATTTACGCCTCTAAACGTGCAAATGGCACCATTCAAACTCGTCCAAATGAGCGGATGCAAGAATCCTCTCAACGAACTAACTCTTAA
- a CDS encoding gamma-type small acid-soluble spore protein: MANQKQQTQSGTNIQKVKQQNQKAAQGQQAGQFGTEFASETDAQQVRKQNQKAAQGQQAGQFGTEFASETDAQQVRKQNQKAAQGQQAGQFGTEFASETDAQQVRKQNQKAEQNKK, translated from the coding sequence ATGGCTAACCAAAAACAACAAACTCAATCAGGTACTAACATTCAAAAGGTAAAGCAGCAAAATCAAAAAGCTGCTCAAGGTCAGCAAGCTGGACAATTCGGAACAGAATTTGCTAGCGAAACTGATGCACAACAAGTACGTAAGCAAAACCAAAAGGCTGCTCAAGGTCAGCAAGCTGGACAATTTGGAACAGAATTTGCTAGCGAAACTGATGCACAACAAGTACGTAAGCAAAACCAAAAGGCTGCTCAAGGTCAGCAAGCTGGACAATTTGGAACAGAATTTGCTAGCGAAACTGATGCACAACAAGTACGTAAGCAAAACCAAAAAGCTGAGCAAAACAAAAAATAG
- a CDS encoding hemolysin family protein, with the protein MILINIVLIILLIALTAFFVATEFAIVKVRSSKIDQLVAEGIKGASSAKKVITHLDEYLSACQLGITITALGLGWLGEPTVEDILHPVFEQLHINPNIASILSFAIAFSFVTFLHVVVGELAPKTVAIQKAENIALLFSRPIILFYKIMYPAIWLLNGSARVLVGMFGIKPASEHEIAHSEEELRILLSESYESGEINKNELKYVNNIFEFDERVAKEIMVPRTEMIVFSINDTFENIIDTVKFENYTRYPIIEGDKDNVVGFINIKELLTSKIKNDLPDPSIKLEEFVNPVIRVLESTPIHDLLVKMQKERTHMAILMDEYGGTSGLVTVEDILEEIVGEIRDEFDEDEVPEVRKLSENHFIINARLLIQEVNDLLGIELNDDEIDTIGGWFMTQSFDIETYSEIEVEGYLFKIYEREGHHILYLEVKKLPEESIK; encoded by the coding sequence ATGATACTTATAAATATTGTACTAATTATACTTTTGATCGCCTTGACAGCATTTTTTGTTGCTACTGAATTTGCTATCGTAAAAGTAAGATCTTCAAAAATTGATCAATTAGTTGCTGAAGGGATCAAAGGGGCTTCTTCAGCCAAAAAGGTAATTACTCACCTAGATGAATATCTTTCAGCTTGCCAATTAGGAATTACAATAACAGCCTTAGGGTTAGGTTGGCTTGGAGAACCAACAGTTGAAGATATTCTTCATCCTGTGTTTGAACAGCTTCATATAAACCCTAACATAGCATCTATTCTTTCATTTGCAATTGCATTTTCTTTCGTGACTTTTCTTCATGTTGTAGTGGGTGAACTTGCTCCCAAAACAGTAGCCATACAAAAAGCAGAAAACATCGCTCTTTTATTTTCTCGACCTATTATCTTATTTTATAAGATTATGTATCCAGCTATATGGTTACTTAATGGCTCTGCACGAGTTTTGGTCGGTATGTTTGGTATTAAGCCTGCTTCTGAACATGAAATTGCCCATTCCGAGGAGGAATTACGAATTCTTCTTTCCGAGAGCTATGAGAGCGGGGAAATCAACAAAAATGAGCTGAAATATGTAAATAACATTTTTGAGTTCGATGAACGAGTTGCAAAAGAAATTATGGTACCACGAACGGAAATGATTGTTTTTTCTATTAACGATACTTTCGAAAATATTATTGATACTGTTAAATTCGAAAACTATACTCGCTATCCTATAATTGAGGGTGACAAAGACAATGTAGTGGGGTTTATTAACATCAAAGAATTACTTACATCAAAAATCAAAAATGATTTGCCCGATCCAAGCATTAAGCTTGAAGAATTTGTAAACCCCGTGATTAGAGTGCTTGAATCCACTCCTATTCACGACCTCCTTGTTAAAATGCAAAAAGAGCGTACGCATATGGCTATTCTTATGGATGAATATGGAGGAACCTCTGGTCTGGTTACAGTTGAAGATATTTTAGAGGAAATTGTAGGAGAAATCAGGGACGAGTTTGATGAAGACGAAGTGCCTGAAGTTCGCAAGTTAAGTGAAAATCATTTTATTATAAATGCTCGTCTGCTTATTCAAGAAGTAAATGACTTGCTTGGAATTGAACTTAATGATGACGAGATCGATACCATTGGTGGGTGGTTCATGACCCAATCGTTTGATATTGAAACTTATTCTGAAATCGAAGTGGAAGGATATTTATTTAAAATCTATGAACGGGAAGGCCATCATATCCTTTATTTAGAGGTAAAAAAACTTCCTGAGGAGAGCATAAAATAG
- the mutY gene encoding A/G-specific adenine glycosylase, with translation MESLLSHHNINFISRRVLVNKHLEKFPIQSFQNSLIHWFKKEQRDLPWRRDPTPYEVWVSEIMLQQTKVETVIPYYKHFLSKFPTLDTLATAEEQEVLKAWEGLGYYSRARNLQNAVREVVEQYGGSVPDTKEELGNLKGVGPYTQGAILSIAFQKPEPAVDGNVMRVLSRILLITDDIAKGKTRSLFESIVRELISKNDPSAFNQGLMELGALVCTPKSPSCLLCPVQEHCRAFKEGIQESLPVKSSKKVQAVVNYYVPIVKDDRGRVLIQQRPSTGLLANLWEFPMIPIDTIEKDNMSLWYEAEYGLIITNFQQIESIRHVFSHRIWDLQVGMCRLNGGALDHPSAMFTPLTELDTYPFPVSHQKIKKLL, from the coding sequence ATGGAAAGCCTCCTTTCGCATCACAATATAAACTTTATCAGCAGGAGGGTACTTGTGAATAAACATTTAGAAAAATTTCCAATTCAATCCTTTCAAAATTCACTAATTCATTGGTTTAAAAAGGAGCAACGGGACCTTCCCTGGAGAAGAGATCCTACTCCTTATGAAGTTTGGGTTTCCGAAATTATGCTTCAACAAACAAAAGTAGAAACGGTTATACCTTATTATAAACACTTTCTTTCAAAATTTCCGACTTTAGACACTCTAGCCACTGCTGAAGAGCAAGAGGTGCTAAAAGCTTGGGAAGGTCTAGGATACTATTCCCGTGCTCGAAACCTTCAAAACGCAGTACGAGAAGTCGTGGAGCAATATGGCGGTTCTGTCCCAGATACAAAGGAAGAACTCGGAAATTTGAAAGGTGTTGGTCCATATACACAAGGTGCCATTTTAAGCATAGCTTTTCAAAAACCAGAACCTGCTGTAGATGGGAATGTCATGCGTGTACTATCGAGAATCCTGTTAATTACAGATGACATAGCTAAAGGAAAAACCAGATCTCTTTTTGAATCAATAGTTCGAGAACTGATTTCAAAAAATGATCCATCAGCATTTAACCAGGGATTAATGGAGCTTGGAGCTTTGGTTTGTACTCCTAAATCTCCATCTTGTCTGCTGTGTCCAGTTCAGGAGCATTGCAGAGCATTTAAAGAAGGAATTCAAGAATCTCTACCTGTAAAATCATCGAAAAAAGTCCAAGCTGTGGTCAATTATTATGTTCCTATTGTAAAAGATGATCGAGGAAGAGTTTTGATTCAACAACGTCCATCTACTGGATTGCTGGCTAACCTCTGGGAATTTCCGATGATCCCAATAGACACCATAGAAAAGGATAATATGTCTCTATGGTATGAAGCAGAGTATGGATTAATAATAACAAATTTCCAGCAGATTGAATCCATACGTCATGTGTTCTCTCATAGGATATGGGATCTACAGGTTGGAATGTGTAGGCTTAATGGAGGAGCTTTGGATCATCCTTCAGCGATGTTCACCCCACTGACAGAGTTGGATACGTATCCATTCCCTGTTTCCCATCAAAAAATTAAAAAATTATTATAA
- a CDS encoding YfhH family protein: MEQRYSEMSVEVLQKEMAALKEKSIKAEQMGMVNELAVYERKWTMAKAYTMDPSQFKAGEVYELDATPGESFKIEYLRGVFAWGNRGSGVREQKDHAAEEDLEALPISLLGKKLS; this comes from the coding sequence ATGGAACAGAGATATAGTGAGATGTCCGTTGAAGTACTTCAAAAAGAAATGGCAGCACTTAAAGAAAAGTCAATCAAGGCAGAGCAAATGGGTATGGTCAATGAACTCGCGGTATATGAACGAAAATGGACCATGGCTAAAGCATATACCATGGACCCTTCGCAATTTAAAGCTGGTGAAGTGTATGAACTCGATGCAACTCCAGGTGAATCCTTTAAAATAGAATATTTACGTGGCGTTTTTGCATGGGGAAATCGAGGGAGCGGAGTACGAGAGCAGAAAGACCATGCTGCGGAGGAAGATTTAGAAGCACTACCGATTTCATTGTTGGGCAAGAAGCTGTCGTAG
- a CDS encoding DUF3298 domain-containing protein, which yields MLKKWVIALMLLLAIPFPYASTEAKENDCSNSINIQTESYADEKSIQIEYPILSGLKDGAFQDQLNHKIKKEINQKIDQLREEEKITPNGKHHLFVDYKLIKEGCFYSLLIRESFSNGNQFGEDIHSYNFVDESGATLIQLDDFVDNVNKLNEKVIGKMSSAPNKYLQGNESFKAIRPDLAYYVKEGHVTLVFNKYEVATGEYGTPQITIPLREISTILRKEIL from the coding sequence ATGTTGAAAAAATGGGTAATTGCTTTAATGCTACTTCTCGCCATTCCTTTTCCTTATGCAAGTACTGAGGCAAAAGAAAATGATTGCTCAAACTCCATAAACATTCAAACAGAATCATATGCGGATGAAAAATCAATTCAAATAGAATACCCTATTTTATCTGGTTTAAAGGATGGAGCTTTCCAAGACCAACTAAATCACAAGATAAAAAAAGAAATCAATCAAAAGATTGACCAACTAAGAGAAGAAGAGAAAATAACTCCAAATGGAAAGCATCATTTATTTGTCGATTATAAATTGATTAAAGAAGGCTGTTTTTATTCACTATTGATTCGTGAAAGTTTTTCAAATGGAAACCAATTTGGTGAGGATATTCATTCTTATAACTTTGTGGATGAAAGTGGTGCCACATTAATTCAATTAGACGATTTTGTCGATAACGTAAATAAGTTAAATGAGAAGGTTATTGGAAAAATGAGCAGTGCCCCTAACAAATACTTACAAGGGAATGAATCATTCAAAGCCATTCGTCCTGACCTAGCATATTACGTTAAAGAGGGACATGTAACTTTAGTATTTAATAAATATGAGGTGGCAACAGGAGAATATGGGACACCTCAAATTACTATTCCTTTAAGAGAAATTTCCACGATCCTGAGAAAGGAAATCCTCTAA
- a CDS encoding GNAT family protein: protein MIKKRELHESPILFDYMIDPDVFPFVRHKAYTSDEFYFLTKKTIEAEEKGELISRTILDEWNQPIGTINLFDIQDCAGFLATWIGKPFFGKGYNQLAKDTFFKELFFELEIESIFMKIRRLNVRSLRAASKLPYVSLANETHPEIFQKINEVEDIYDLFVITKEQYLFYLLRNQPVHVQEEAKEA, encoded by the coding sequence ATGATTAAAAAACGCGAATTACACGAGTCTCCTATCCTTTTTGATTATATGATCGATCCTGACGTATTTCCTTTTGTACGTCATAAAGCCTATACTAGTGATGAATTTTATTTCCTAACTAAAAAAACAATAGAAGCTGAAGAAAAAGGCGAACTTATTTCAAGAACAATTTTAGATGAGTGGAACCAACCAATAGGCACGATTAACTTATTTGACATCCAGGATTGTGCAGGATTTCTTGCCACATGGATTGGCAAGCCATTTTTTGGCAAAGGATACAATCAATTAGCTAAAGATACATTTTTCAAAGAATTGTTCTTTGAACTTGAAATAGAATCTATTTTCATGAAAATACGCAGATTAAATGTCCGTTCTTTGAGGGCCGCTTCGAAACTCCCATATGTATCTCTAGCAAATGAAACCCACCCTGAAATCTTCCAGAAAATAAATGAGGTTGAGGATATTTATGACCTGTTTGTGATTACGAAAGAGCAATATCTCTTTTATTTATTACGCAATCAGCCTGTTCATGTTCAAGAAGAAGCAAAAGAAGCCTAA
- a CDS encoding YfhE family protein, giving the protein MKSKTRRIQEEKNGLSKAQEVNYGREFKRADRAYFRSKGQKG; this is encoded by the coding sequence ATGAAAAGCAAAACTAGAAGAATTCAAGAAGAGAAAAATGGATTATCTAAAGCGCAGGAAGTAAACTATGGACGAGAGTTCAAGCGAGCGGATCGTGCGTATTTTCGTTCAAAGGGTCAGAAAGGCTAG
- a CDS encoding TIGR01777 family oxidoreductase: MNIAIAGGTGFVGRELINFYTNLGHQVYVLTRSPQKYTSSEQIKYVGWLYEGANPEKKLPLLDAIVNLAGESLNSGRWTEKRKQRILESRIQSTNSVISLMENIPDKPKVLINASAIGFYGTSESATFTEETTIPGDDFLAHVVNEWEKTARQASDLGVRVTLIRFGVILGDQGALPKMILPFQLFVGGKLGKGNQWISWIHIQDVVGIIHFAIENENISGPINATAPHPKRNHEFSKILSDILKRPYWIPAPSFALRLALGEMSELVLKGQYVLPKKAQKFGYVFQYDDLQTALSDIIE; the protein is encoded by the coding sequence TTGAATATTGCCATTGCAGGTGGAACTGGCTTTGTTGGGCGAGAGTTAATTAATTTTTACACTAATCTTGGACATCAGGTTTATGTTCTCACACGATCTCCTCAGAAATATACCAGCTCTGAACAGATTAAATATGTTGGTTGGCTCTATGAAGGAGCTAATCCCGAGAAAAAACTACCTTTATTAGACGCGATTGTGAATTTGGCTGGAGAGTCTTTAAACAGTGGACGCTGGACAGAAAAAAGAAAACAACGAATTTTAGAAAGTCGAATCCAGTCAACAAATTCTGTGATTTCACTCATGGAGAATATTCCTGATAAACCAAAAGTTCTAATCAATGCTTCCGCAATTGGGTTTTATGGCACCTCTGAATCAGCTACTTTTACAGAAGAAACGACTATACCAGGTGATGATTTTTTAGCACATGTCGTTAATGAATGGGAAAAAACAGCTAGGCAAGCATCTGATCTAGGTGTTCGTGTCACTCTAATTAGATTTGGAGTTATTTTAGGAGATCAAGGGGCTCTACCAAAAATGATTCTCCCTTTTCAACTGTTTGTTGGAGGGAAATTAGGAAAGGGGAACCAGTGGATTTCCTGGATTCATATACAAGACGTCGTTGGAATCATTCATTTTGCTATAGAAAATGAAAATATCTCAGGACCTATAAATGCAACTGCTCCACATCCAAAAAGAAATCATGAATTCAGTAAAATTTTATCGGATATTTTGAAACGTCCCTATTGGATCCCAGCACCAAGCTTCGCCCTACGTTTAGCACTTGGTGAAATGAGTGAGCTTGTTCTAAAAGGACAATATGTATTACCAAAAAAAGCGCAAAAATTTGGATATGTTTTTCAATATGACGATTTACAAACAGCATTGTCGGATATCATAGAATAG
- a CDS encoding metal-dependent hydrolase → MDTGTHIVMGVALGGLATLDPAINQDPAYFNAAITGTIIASHAPDFDTILKLRNNATYIRNHRGITHSIPFVIFWGIFISTIIYQFVPSISFLHLWLWVFGAVIMHVFVDLFNAYGTQAARPFSKKWVAFGFINTFDPYIFILHFIGIIAWLLGADPGITFIIIYVVIALYYIKRYFDKREIIKKIYEVFPDSENIATSPTLYQNTWRIAITTRDHFYVARAEDGHIRILDEFLRKPLPNITIMRAALKDPNISAFLSFSPVYRWEIDEYNSLIEVRFIDLRYRSKGRYPFVAVVQMDENHQILSSYTGWIFSEEKLKQKLDPILE, encoded by the coding sequence ATGGATACAGGAACACACATTGTTATGGGTGTTGCCTTAGGAGGATTAGCTACATTAGATCCAGCTATCAATCAGGACCCTGCTTATTTCAATGCTGCTATAACAGGGACGATTATTGCTTCGCACGCGCCTGACTTTGATACAATTTTAAAATTAAGAAATAATGCCACATATATTCGAAATCACAGAGGTATTACTCATTCCATCCCATTTGTGATTTTTTGGGGTATTTTCATCTCAACTATTATATATCAATTTGTTCCATCGATAAGCTTTTTGCATTTATGGCTTTGGGTATTCGGCGCTGTTATTATGCATGTTTTTGTTGATTTATTTAATGCCTATGGAACACAAGCTGCTCGTCCATTTTCAAAAAAATGGGTCGCCTTCGGTTTTATTAATACCTTTGACCCCTATATTTTTATATTGCATTTTATTGGGATTATTGCATGGTTATTAGGTGCTGATCCTGGGATCACTTTTATCATTATTTATGTAGTGATCGCCCTTTATTATATCAAGCGTTACTTTGATAAACGAGAAATAATTAAAAAAATATATGAAGTCTTTCCTGATAGTGAAAACATTGCAACCTCCCCAACTCTTTACCAAAATACATGGAGAATTGCGATTACTACAAGGGATCACTTTTATGTTGCCCGGGCAGAAGATGGGCACATTCGCATTCTTGATGAATTTTTAAGGAAGCCATTGCCTAATATCACAATTATGAGAGCAGCCTTAAAAGATCCAAACATTTCAGCTTTTCTTTCCTTCTCACCTGTTTACAGATGGGAAATTGACGAATATAACAGTTTAATTGAGGTTCGTTTTATCGACCTTCGATATCGATCAAAAGGACGTTATCCTTTTGTCGCGGTTGTTCAAATGGATGAAAACCATCAAATTTTAAGCTCCTATACTGGATGGATTTTTTCTGAAGAAAAATTGAAGCAGAAGCTTGATCCAATATTGGAGTAA
- a CDS encoding YpzG family protein, which produces MEGKPRKAFFDNLYSNPFQSPRANPKHSGHQVNGETMQSQTQIKQQLFKKNNA; this is translated from the coding sequence ATGGAAGGTAAACCAAGAAAAGCATTTTTTGACAACCTATATAGCAATCCCTTTCAGTCTCCAAGAGCCAACCCTAAGCACTCCGGACACCAAGTGAATGGGGAGACCATGCAAAGTCAAACACAGATTAAACAGCAGCTGTTTAAGAAAAATAATGCCTAA